In the genome of Corticium candelabrum chromosome 18, ooCorCand1.1, whole genome shotgun sequence, the window acacacacacacacacacacacacacacacacaaacaaacaaacaaacacacacacacacacacacacacacacacacacacacacacatttaaaGAACCATACCTAGAAGGACAGCAAACTGGTGTCGTCACAACtgtaatcacacacacattagtTTAGTATAAAGTTAATTATATAATCAGACAATTGTTTATTGCATACAGCCATTTTGGAAGGTTGTCCCTGCTTCTTGCAACAAACGTTTTGTGTGAGGCATTGGTGTCAGACCACCCAAAAGCACATCTTGATCATCTGGAGATCGAGTCATGAAAGATGTTAAGAAAACATGGAAGTTAATAAACTCTGCATGTCACACCATGCACCAAACAACAATGCAAACAGGCGACcaaacatacagactgacagaatTAAGAACTACCAtgtaaagaaaacaaaacgAAGGCGTAACAGAAACGATTTAGCAACGAACACAAAGTCATAAGAGTAATACATCAACTTTATAAGTTTAATTTATAttctaaaatatatttatattaattagtgCCACCCTAGCTACATCATAAATTAACTTACCTGCCATAAAAACAATGAAGCTACAGAAAAAAAGTACAAAGAATTACACATGTTGCAATTGAGTTTATACACATATCACTTACTGAGCAATTAAGGTATTCTATAATAGATTATtaattacatgtacactagcaataattattgtataatGTTCTGCTGCACTAACTTCGGTTTAGGAGAAGGTGCGCTATCTGCAAGAAACGCAAATCCGGTGAGCACAACAAGCAACAGCCAaaccatattgtctactcaaGCTTGATCACGTGATAACTAAGCTCTATTATTGTGACGTCATGATCCcagtgttgtactgtacagtacagtaccttcTCAACTGGACAGCTCATTGTGGATAGTACAGTACGACTTGATATGTGGCCAtcatacacaacaacaaattaataacAGGATTATTTTAATATACtataaacattaatattaCGTAGTCATATTATTTTAACTATattttagctaattaattaattgtttatttatccGTCTTTGGTGTGTAAACCAACTCTGCATTTGTAGTTGCAACCCAGACCAGATGACAAAACAATAACTCGGACTACCTTGTTCAGGCAGGTTACATTGAAAAGACAAAAGTCACAAAGAGTTCCAATATAGTTGAATTCTCTCAACTGAATATAATAAAGCTCAAAGGACCACCATGCTTAAATACCAAGAAGCCACTTAAGCCAAATAAATATCAAGACAAGTCATTCATTGTGTACTTCTGCTCAAACTCGGGATTATCCTTGACTCTGCAAGTCAGCTGCACATCCAGCCATCTAACAAGaagataaattaattaatatcttgtATAGCTAATGATAGCACAAGTAGCTGGACAAGCCTGCtgtatttcttgtttgttgtgatttTGATGTTGCCGCTAATAATGTCATCTTGATCGACGGTAACGGGATGCTCGATATACATAACACTATGTTCCCAATGAGTTGGCCTACAAAGCATTacaatgcagacagacaagcaggcagacacacacacacacacacacacacacacacacacacacacacacacacacacacacacacacacacacacacgcacacacacacaaacacatgcacacacacacacacgcacacacacatacatacacacacacacacacacacacacacacacacacacacacacacacacacacacacaatgacaaacacacacaccacacacacacacacacacacacacacacacacacacacacacacacacacacacacacacacacacacacacacacaaacacacacacacacacaatgataaacacaccacacacacacgcacacgcacacacacacacacgtgcacacacacacgcacacacacacacacacacacacacacacacacacacaaacacacacacacacacacacacacacacacacacacacacaatgataaacacaccacacacacaatgataaacacaccacacacacacgcacacacacacacacacacacacacacacacacacacacacacacacacacacacagtataaaCCACGTGGCTTACATTCCTGAGTTCCCTACACATTTCTATAAAAGTGACTCACTCATTGTATGGTGATGTGGTCAATACTACAGAATTCAGCTCACTGTCATTCTGTCGGACATCAAATGCGGCAGTAAACCAAGCAGCAAAACCATGCAAAACGCCTCGTCCCATGCTGGCAAACGAAAAGTCACTCTAAAGCACACAATCAGTCTTAGCACCCCAATCACACTAAAACCATCAATATGACTGACTTTAACATGTTCAAGGTCTGATATTTTCACAGTTGCCATATCAAATTTtgctatcacgtgaccacgAGCAAGAACATTTTCGGCCGACAGAACAATGATGTTTACGGACCCTGTCACACATATGATGCTATCCACAACTGTGACCATTCAGTAACGTTGTGAATAAAGCTAACTGCACAAGCATGTCCAAGCAAATGGAAACATAGATGACATGTTGACTCCGTAATTCTCGTTTACACTATCCCAGATTTCCTTCCTATACAATGAAAACATCAACCAATAAAACGTTTTTACGTTAATTTGGTTCTTTACTTTTCCTGCCACAATCCTTCATTGGTGATTGGAGCCAAATGTAGTTCAGTAACTGATGGCCACATCAATCCATTCTATAATAAGAACGAAGTAAACCATATGCGACACAACATAAGACCACATATGCaattgtaacacacacacatacacacacacacacacacacacacacacacacacacacacacacacacacacacacacacatgcacacacacatgcgcgcgcacacacacacacacacacacacacacacacacacacacacatgcacacacacacacacacacacacacacacacacacacacatgcacgcacacaccggTTTAAGCCATTTGTCTCTCGCACAAAGAAGTGATACCCACATTGATTCATACAGAAGCATACAACCCTAGCAAACAACCAACACAGAGACTTAATTATCCAACACAAACAACGCCTTTCAAACGTCTCGATCTAACCATCCATTCACTAACAATCACATCAACCATCTCAGGCAGATCACAATCCTACAGCAGGAAAATCTATTCAATTATCCTTCTCTAGAGATTATGTTCGACATTGCAACCTCAACAAGACACTGCATAACATCTATTTGTTCTGACATTCCATTTGCTTTGATTACACCTCTCGCTTGCTCTGCCATGTCACTCGCCTCCACAGCATAGACTACACATTGATCAACTATCACCAGCTAGTCGTCTCATAATACTACCTGCTAGTgaatataaacaaaaaaaactGAAATAGTTTCACAAAACTAAGTCAGTAGTGGTTCAATCTGCACAagtt includes:
- the LOC134194042 gene encoding protein arginine N-methyltransferase 6-like codes for the protein MSKRRRVQDLSDEAEGSIFDAKSEKFYFNVYSDASVHERMLEDMTRTKAYQDAIFKFSDAIKGKVVADVGAGTGILSMFCIQAGAKKVYAVEASDMAEQARGVIKANGMSEQIDVMQCLVEDCDLPEMVDVIVSEWMGCMLLYESMWVSLLCARDKWLKPNGLMWPSVTELHLAPITNEGLWQEKKEIWDSVNENYGVNMSSMFPFAWTCLCRSVNIIVLSAENVLARGHVIAKFDMATVKISDLEHVKSDFSFASMGRGVLHGFAAWFTAAFDVRQNDSELNSVVLTTSPYNEPTHWEHSVMYIEHPVTVDQDDIISGNIKITTNKKYSRWLDVQLTCRVKDNPEFEQKYTMNDLS